One genomic segment of Brassica napus cultivar Da-Ae chromosome A3, Da-Ae, whole genome shotgun sequence includes these proteins:
- the LOC106444851 gene encoding transcription factor IND-like, giving the protein MSGSKADAAIAPIVMMEHHHLLMNWNKPIDLITEENSFNHNPHFIVDPPSETLSHFQPPPTIFSDHGGGEEAEEEEEEEGEEEMDPMKKMQYAIAAMQPVDLDPATVPKPNRRNVRVSDDPQTVVARRRRERISEKIRILKRMVPGGAKMDTASMLDEAIRYTKFLKRQVRLASSASHSAWSSYV; this is encoded by the coding sequence ATGTCTGGCTCAAAAGCAGATGCAGCCATAGCCCCAATAGTCATGATGGAGCATCATCATCTCCTTATGAATTGGAACAAACCTATTGATCTCATTACAGAAGAAAACTCTTTTAACCACAATCCTCATTTCATAGTAGATCCACCTTCCGAAACCCTAAGCCACTTCCAGCCCCCGCCGACAATCTTCTCCGATCACGGAGGAGGAgaggaagcagaagaagaagaagaagaagaaggagaggaagagatGGATCCGATGAAGAAGATGCAATACGCGATTGCTGCCATGCAGCCCGTAGACCTCGATCCAGCCACCGTTCCTAAGCCGAACCGCCGTAACGTAAGGGTAAGCGACGACCCTCAGACGGTGGTGGCTCGTCGGCGTAGAGAAAGGATAAGCGAGAAGATCCGGATATTGAAGAGGATGGTGCCAGGCGGTGCAAAGATGGACACTGCCTCCATGCTCGACGAAGCCATCCGCTACACCAAGTTCTTGAAACGGCAGGTGAGGCTAGCTTCTTCAGCCTCACACTCAGCTTGGAGCTCCTATGTCTGA